The DNA sequence ggcgTACGCCGTCAAATCGGAAGTTGATCCATTCACATGGAAACGAGGCTCATTTGACTGTGTTTCGAAGCTTGTCATTGTGCTCTCTCGTCAAATTTTCGGTGATGATGGAGGTACTTTGTGATTTCGAGGCTGGACTGGCTGAGAATGAGAGAGGGTTAGTTTACCTGCGCGCACGCTCGGCTGGACTGACGCTTTGCGGGTGCGCGCACGCAGTTTTCCTGTGTAAACTCATCCAGTCACTGAGGTAACGTCTCTTGAGGGCTATTTAAAGCGTCtatgacacaaagaaaacaactctACCGCAACTTTTAGCACACTTCATCTTACCGTCTGCAGCTGACTGATGCACTTTTATGTCATCAGGAGTCGCACAGCAAACAGAGACTGTCCAGGAGAGCACAGTGACCTCTGTGTTGGGATACTTGGGATGGGTAACATGGGGAGACAGTTGCTCTTGTCCCTCCTTCAAAAGTCTGTCATCAAACCATCACACATTAAGATCTCCAGCAGAAGACCAGAATCTGCAGGTACACAATATAATGAACCAAAACTAAAAATCAGCCAGTGTGTCACAAATAAGTAGCACCAAAATGACTGCATCAGTATTTCAagagaaaatgtacaaatgtatgCTTTTTATGGCTTTAACATTTATTATACACAATGCTTCAGTTAAGATGTAAGTAGATGCTGTCTTGTTTTCTATAACCCATGAGCTGATTGAACTAAATTGCATCCTGAGTTTCTACAAAGGCCACACATACACTCAAGGCCCCgtgcttgtctttgtcttgcTTTACCTATTTCAGAGGCTTTCACCCGGACAGGAGTTGAATGTTTCTTCGACAATGGCAGACTGGCAGCGTGGGCAGATGTTctgttcctctgctgtctgcccTCTCACCTCCCCAAAGTCTGCGCTGATCTCCGCCCTCACCTGTCAAAGCACTGCCTTGTGTACAGCTTCACCTCCGCTGTGCCTGTCACCAGGTACCGCCACACTTCCCAGTATGCAGCACTGTCGTTTGTTCACTTTCAATCACTGTATTCATCTCTATTTATCCATGATTCCAGATTAGCACAGCGTCTTGGACACGACTTCATTCTCAAACCACAGTATGACTTTGTAGCTTCTGACACTGCAGACGTGTGGCTGTCCTGCACTCGTCTGACCGCGGCTTTGACGGATCCAGTGCTGATAGAGGCGTCCTGTCCTCTCACAATGAGTGGTATGTCATGCTTCACTGTTGCAGACTTATTTTGCAGAGCTTGCATTTGAACGTGTCTTGTTAAGTAAGATGTGGGCGCAGCATTTTAATTCTGTTGCAGTGAAGCGTCCCCATTGATTTGACACTGTATGTAATTAATTAAAAGCCATATTCCTGTACATTTAGGTGGGATTTCTCTGGGTCTGAGCTGGGTGTCTGCAGTTTTGTACAGCCTGCTAAATATCTGCACCTCTGCCAGCCTGGGATCCAGCGATGCCCTCATTCTGGTCAATAGTGTCCTTGAAGAGAGACGGCCAAGGAATGTGGAATTAAATTCTCTGAGTTTTATCAATGCATCTTCCCTTCAACCAGAGGAGTGAGTGCACTCAACACGTATTTCTGTTGTGTCTAACTGTCCAGATAAGACGCATCAAGCAGTCCCTTTCTTATTGTATTGCAGTGTTGACAGAtttaaggaaaagaaacac is a window from the Acanthopagrus latus isolate v.2019 chromosome 16, fAcaLat1.1, whole genome shotgun sequence genome containing:
- the noxred1 gene encoding NADP-dependent oxidoreductase domain-containing protein 1; this translates as MMEVLCDFEAGLAENERGLVYLRARSAGLTLCGCAHAVFLCKLIQSLRSRTANRDCPGEHSDLCVGILGMGNMGRQLLLSLLQKSVIKPSHIKISSRRPESAEAFTRTGVECFFDNGRLAAWADVLFLCCLPSHLPKVCADLRPHLSKHCLVYSFTSAVPVTRLAQRLGHDFILKPQYDFVASDTADVWLSCTRLTAALTDPVLIEASCPLTMSGGISLGLSWVSAVLYSLLNICTSASLGSSDALILVNSVLEERRPRNVELNSLSFINASSLQPEEPFPWISLTNAQTKKTPLLCFLSSSKSMQQCISAAYKSLLETTATSDSCVLKIKT